One region of Mycolicibacterium lutetiense genomic DNA includes:
- a CDS encoding phosphotransferase, whose product MTTVAAPFSGPVPTGIDEVTAPWLTEALGAPVTAVRAERIALDTGFSAALYRIELSGSDDVPETLIVKLPADSLARGGMEMLGGYQRELYFYRHIAPDAPIATPRCHVARSSGSDFVLVLEDLRDWENADHLAGLSLPRARLCIEQLAGLHTWSAGVDDAVLQEFPSIDSSLTRDLFLPAFVPGWQLYRDHTRQPVPPAVAAFAERFADLAPIALSALSDRNMLLHGDIRADNMFFRHEALKVVDFQLTVRGAGAADIAYLVSQGLPTEVRRGHDADLLREYVGQVDGYPFDEAWRHYRLATALLLYMPVVALLTWDVAPERSRQLCLTLIDRAVAAIEDIDALEEFS is encoded by the coding sequence ATGACAACAGTCGCAGCGCCATTTTCTGGACCGGTACCCACGGGCATCGACGAGGTCACCGCGCCCTGGTTGACGGAGGCGCTGGGAGCGCCGGTGACGGCGGTACGAGCCGAGCGGATCGCGCTGGACACCGGATTCTCCGCGGCGCTGTATCGGATCGAGCTGAGCGGATCCGATGATGTTCCAGAGACTTTGATCGTCAAACTGCCCGCCGACTCGCTGGCTCGGGGCGGGATGGAGATGCTCGGGGGCTACCAACGCGAGCTGTACTTCTACCGGCACATCGCGCCGGATGCGCCTATTGCCACGCCGCGCTGCCATGTCGCGCGGAGCTCCGGGTCCGACTTCGTGCTCGTGCTCGAAGATCTGCGGGACTGGGAGAATGCCGATCATCTAGCCGGCCTGTCGCTTCCGCGCGCCCGGCTCTGTATCGAACAGTTGGCCGGCCTGCACACCTGGTCGGCAGGCGTCGATGATGCGGTACTGCAGGAATTCCCGAGCATCGACAGCTCGTTGACCCGGGACCTGTTCTTGCCCGCTTTCGTTCCCGGATGGCAGCTCTACCGAGACCACACCCGCCAGCCGGTACCCCCGGCGGTCGCCGCGTTCGCCGAGCGGTTCGCCGATCTCGCACCCATCGCCCTTTCCGCGCTTTCAGACCGGAATATGTTGCTGCACGGAGATATTCGGGCCGACAACATGTTCTTCCGTCATGAGGCGCTGAAGGTGGTGGACTTCCAGTTGACGGTTCGCGGTGCGGGTGCGGCCGATATCGCGTATCTGGTCAGTCAGGGTCTGCCGACCGAGGTGCGCCGCGGCCACGACGCGGACCTGCTGCGCGAATATGTCGGCCAGGTCGACGGGTACCCGTTCGACGAGGCCTGGCGCCATTACCGTCTCGCGACGGCGCTGCTGCTGTACATGCCGGTGGTCGCCCTGCTCACCTGGGATGTCGCACCGGAGCGGTCTCGGCAACTGTGTCTCACGCTCATCGACCGGGCCGTCGCGGCCATCGAGGACATCGACGCCCTGGAGGAATTTTCATGA
- a CDS encoding TetR/AcrR family transcriptional regulator — MPSPAQGLTQPERVEQSSRRLLQAAAELIVEKGWEATTAAEIGRRAGYSRAMVHARYGSKDAILDAFQDMYVARLNPDPEPGATGLQQVLAHFDRVQEIHAEDAAVTRAMFVSAFEAVKTTSPLRDGVRAQLAGAAFKVEAGLHAGIADGSLLPDIDVDMAVRDITGSIFGIAFQWVVLPEDHDLDHEIDCVRARITSIYGR, encoded by the coding sequence GTGCCTTCCCCAGCCCAGGGCCTCACCCAGCCGGAGCGCGTCGAGCAGTCCTCGCGCCGGCTGCTGCAGGCTGCCGCTGAGTTGATCGTCGAAAAGGGCTGGGAAGCAACGACCGCCGCTGAGATCGGCCGGCGAGCCGGGTACAGCCGGGCCATGGTGCACGCCCGCTACGGCAGCAAGGACGCCATCCTCGACGCCTTCCAGGACATGTACGTGGCGCGACTGAACCCCGACCCCGAACCGGGCGCCACCGGACTGCAGCAGGTACTGGCACATTTCGACCGCGTGCAGGAGATTCACGCCGAGGACGCCGCGGTGACCAGAGCCATGTTCGTGTCCGCATTCGAGGCGGTGAAGACCACCTCGCCACTGCGCGACGGGGTGCGCGCCCAATTGGCCGGGGCGGCCTTCAAGGTCGAAGCCGGGCTACATGCCGGTATCGCCGACGGTTCACTGCTCCCCGATATCGATGTCGACATGGCGGTGCGAGACATCACCGGATCCATCTTCGGTATCGCTTTCCAGTGGGTGGTCCTCCCCGAGGACCACGATCTCGACCACGAGATCGACTGTGTACGGGCCCGGATCACGTCAATCTACGGTCGTTAA
- a CDS encoding alpha/beta hydrolase: MTRSLPTATPDSPLHRAVQIVWELGGVLPRSVGALTGSGDWNPLSIDGLRQLGEVALDELVVTGMTLTGPPPQLPRPLSDYERAAGELGGLGIDGAHHSPDPLQIKHIRPRRFGALTFEELTFDHEPTLPASVVADGHAGGATARVRLYRCGDDTRPWLIWVHGAGQGDSMDLLVARVRQLRDLGFNVALPVQPGHGPRRSSWPEYPARDPLANVAGMMRAVSEVRALIGWLEPQASSIAVAGLSLGSAVAALVSHLDARVDAVALYTPILGLNTMIGMHLGRWGSAGQQSARDLQSATVAAMTSVIDPLHTRPHADRRLIVGAWHDQMAMRSSASAMHEQWGGELYWHDGSHVGHLFSGAVQDVTERFLTTVD, translated from the coding sequence GTGACGAGATCGCTACCGACGGCTACACCGGATTCACCGTTGCATAGAGCGGTCCAGATCGTCTGGGAGCTCGGCGGCGTCCTGCCCCGTTCGGTCGGCGCGCTGACCGGGTCGGGGGACTGGAACCCCTTGTCGATCGATGGTCTGCGCCAGCTGGGCGAGGTGGCCCTCGATGAACTGGTCGTCACCGGGATGACGCTGACCGGACCACCGCCGCAGTTGCCGCGACCGCTGAGCGACTATGAGCGGGCCGCCGGCGAACTTGGCGGACTCGGTATCGACGGTGCGCACCACAGCCCGGATCCCCTGCAGATCAAGCACATCCGGCCGCGCCGGTTCGGTGCGCTGACCTTCGAAGAATTGACGTTCGACCACGAGCCCACGCTGCCGGCCTCGGTCGTGGCCGACGGTCACGCTGGTGGGGCCACCGCCCGGGTGCGGCTGTATCGCTGCGGAGACGACACACGGCCGTGGCTGATCTGGGTGCACGGCGCCGGCCAGGGCGATTCGATGGATCTTCTGGTGGCCCGGGTGCGGCAGTTGCGGGACCTCGGGTTCAACGTGGCACTACCGGTGCAGCCCGGACACGGGCCGCGGCGCAGTTCCTGGCCCGAGTATCCCGCCCGCGATCCGCTGGCCAACGTGGCCGGCATGATGCGGGCGGTGTCGGAAGTGCGGGCATTGATCGGCTGGCTGGAACCACAGGCCTCCTCGATCGCGGTCGCCGGTCTGTCGCTGGGCAGCGCGGTGGCGGCGCTGGTGTCGCATCTGGACGCGCGGGTCGACGCGGTCGCGCTGTACACCCCAATCCTCGGCCTCAACACGATGATCGGCATGCACCTGGGACGCTGGGGATCGGCGGGTCAGCAATCCGCGCGAGATCTACAGTCGGCCACCGTGGCGGCGATGACCTCGGTGATCGACCCGCTGCATACCCGGCCGCATGCCGACCGGCGGCTCATCGTCGGTGCCTGGCACGACCAGATGGCGATGCGCAGTTCGGCCTCGGCCATGCACGAGCAATGGGGCGGGGAGCTCTACTGGCACGACGGCAGCCATGTCGGGCATCTGTTCTCCGGTGCGGTGCAGGATGTGACCGAGCGGTTCTTAACGACCGTAGATTGA
- a CDS encoding flavin-containing monooxygenase, with amino-acid sequence MSAADFDVIVVGAGFSGLYALHRLREQGLRVRVLEKADAVGGTWLVNRYPGARCDIESIEYSYSFSDEIQQEWVWTETMPAQPEIEAYLNFVADRLDLRRDIEFGTEVVAMTFDEDTAEWAIDTADGQTLRTPFVVAATGILSVPLEPDIAGMSCFTGTSLFTSRWPREGVDLTGKRVGVIGTGSTGVQLIPVVAAEAEQLTVFQRSPAFTLPWQVRAFEPGELDTLKADYAQIRAAQREHPVGAARLSAFSVLLEMLVRPPVKSATPEDKRRAVEEHGVMGALNWGDIFFDIDANRMATELYGQAVARIVSDPVTAASLTPSHPFACKRPIIDQGYYETYNRDNVALVDLRKGAIRAVTETGISTEQGDFDLDVIVYATGFDAMTGALSRIDVRGRDGLMLGEYWAKEGALSYLGLAVAGFPNLFTIQGPGSPSAASNFVAALEQHVDWIADCIAYLRGGGYCSIEATSQAQTEWVEHTTALVAPTVLVHPSCNSWYNGGNVPGKKRMYLGYTAGIPEYRRRCDEIATDGYTGFTVA; translated from the coding sequence GTGAGTGCCGCAGACTTTGACGTGATCGTCGTCGGCGCCGGATTCTCCGGCCTGTACGCACTGCATCGACTCCGGGAGCAGGGCCTGCGGGTGCGGGTTCTGGAGAAGGCCGATGCCGTCGGCGGTACCTGGCTGGTCAACCGGTATCCGGGTGCGCGCTGTGACATCGAGAGCATCGAATACTCCTACAGCTTCAGCGATGAGATTCAGCAGGAGTGGGTCTGGACGGAGACGATGCCGGCTCAGCCGGAGATCGAGGCGTATCTGAACTTCGTCGCCGACCGGCTCGATCTGCGTCGCGACATCGAGTTCGGAACCGAGGTCGTAGCGATGACCTTCGACGAGGACACCGCGGAGTGGGCGATCGACACCGCCGACGGACAGACGCTGCGTACACCCTTCGTGGTGGCGGCCACCGGAATCCTTTCGGTGCCATTGGAACCCGATATCGCCGGGATGAGCTGCTTCACCGGCACGTCGCTGTTCACCAGTCGGTGGCCGCGCGAGGGTGTCGATCTCACGGGCAAGCGCGTCGGCGTGATCGGCACCGGTTCCACCGGCGTGCAACTGATCCCGGTGGTGGCCGCCGAGGCCGAACAGCTGACGGTCTTCCAACGTTCTCCGGCGTTCACGCTGCCCTGGCAGGTTCGTGCCTTCGAACCGGGTGAACTGGACACGCTCAAGGCCGACTACGCGCAGATCCGCGCCGCACAGCGCGAACATCCGGTCGGGGCGGCCCGGCTCAGTGCGTTCTCGGTGCTGCTGGAGATGTTGGTGCGGCCGCCGGTGAAATCGGCTACGCCCGAAGACAAGCGGCGCGCGGTGGAGGAACACGGCGTGATGGGTGCGCTCAACTGGGGTGACATCTTCTTCGACATCGACGCCAACCGGATGGCCACCGAGTTGTACGGACAGGCCGTGGCCCGCATCGTCAGCGACCCGGTGACGGCGGCCTCTTTGACCCCCAGCCACCCGTTCGCGTGCAAGCGGCCGATCATCGATCAGGGCTATTACGAGACGTACAACCGCGACAACGTCGCCCTCGTCGATCTGCGCAAGGGTGCGATCCGTGCGGTGACGGAGACCGGGATTTCCACGGAACAAGGCGATTTCGATCTCGACGTGATCGTGTATGCCACCGGCTTCGATGCCATGACCGGCGCGTTGAGTCGGATCGACGTGCGTGGCCGGGACGGCCTGATGCTGGGAGAGTACTGGGCCAAGGAGGGCGCACTGTCCTACCTGGGGCTGGCGGTGGCCGGCTTCCCGAACCTGTTCACCATCCAAGGCCCGGGAAGTCCCTCGGCGGCATCCAATTTCGTGGCCGCCCTGGAGCAGCACGTGGACTGGATCGCGGACTGCATCGCATACCTGAGGGGCGGCGGGTATTGCAGTATCGAGGCGACGTCGCAGGCACAGACCGAATGGGTCGAGCACACGACTGCCCTGGTGGCGCCCACCGTGCTGGTGCACCCGAGCTGCAACTCCTGGTACAACGGCGGCAATGTGCCCGGCAAGAAGCGGATGTACCTGGGGTACACCGCAGGGATCCCCGAGTACCGTCGCCGTTGTGACGAGATCGCTACCGACGGCTACACCGGATTCACCGTTGCATAG
- a CDS encoding NAD-dependent epimerase/dehydratase family protein, with translation MDRRRKVLVMGASGNVGACVTRQLVERGDEVRVLLRRSSTTKGIDGLEVERCYGDVFDTEAVTAAMVDRDVVFYCVVDTRAHLADPAPLFSTNVEGLRNVLDVAVNADLQRFVFLSTIGTIAVGDDGATVDEDTPFNWAGKGGPYIESRRQAEGLVLSYARERGLPAVAMCVSNPYGPPDWQPRQGALVAMAAFGKVPVYVRGVGSEVVGIDDAADALIRAAEHGRIGERYIVSERYMSQREMFTTAAEAVGERPPRFGIPMAPLYAFGWFAGMSNRLFGTDFPMNLTTARLMWLTSPADHSKATRDLGWKPAPTAESIGRAAQFYVERRSRDEKVIDL, from the coding sequence ATGGATCGCCGACGAAAAGTACTCGTGATGGGCGCCAGTGGAAACGTGGGCGCCTGTGTCACCCGCCAACTCGTCGAGCGGGGCGACGAGGTGCGGGTACTGCTGCGTCGCAGCAGTACGACCAAGGGCATCGATGGTCTCGAGGTCGAACGCTGCTACGGCGACGTCTTCGATACCGAGGCGGTGACGGCCGCGATGGTCGACCGGGACGTGGTGTTCTACTGCGTCGTCGACACCCGCGCCCACCTGGCCGATCCGGCACCGCTGTTCTCCACCAATGTCGAGGGCCTGCGCAATGTGCTCGACGTGGCCGTGAACGCCGACCTGCAGCGCTTTGTCTTCCTGTCCACCATCGGAACGATCGCGGTCGGCGACGATGGCGCAACCGTCGACGAGGACACCCCGTTCAACTGGGCTGGAAAAGGCGGGCCGTACATCGAATCCCGGCGTCAGGCCGAAGGCCTGGTGCTGTCTTACGCCAGGGAGCGTGGCCTGCCTGCCGTGGCGATGTGTGTGTCCAACCCGTACGGCCCGCCCGACTGGCAACCGAGACAGGGTGCCCTCGTGGCGATGGCTGCGTTCGGCAAGGTACCCGTCTATGTGCGTGGTGTCGGTTCGGAGGTGGTGGGGATCGACGACGCCGCCGATGCGCTGATTCGGGCTGCCGAGCATGGCCGGATCGGCGAGCGCTACATCGTGTCGGAACGCTACATGTCTCAGCGGGAGATGTTCACCACGGCTGCGGAGGCAGTGGGGGAGCGACCGCCGAGATTTGGTATCCCCATGGCCCCCCTGTACGCCTTCGGGTGGTTCGCCGGCATGTCGAATCGGTTGTTCGGCACCGACTTTCCGATGAACCTCACCACGGCGCGGCTGATGTGGCTGACGTCGCCGGCCGACCACAGTAAGGCGACCCGTGACCTGGGGTGGAAACCAGCGCCGACCGCCGAATCGATCGGCCGGGCCGCGCAGTTCTACGTCGAGCGCAGAAGCCGCGACGAGAAGGTCATCGACCTGTGA
- a CDS encoding LLM class F420-dependent oxidoreductase, with the protein MKYTLEYPSELPTAPEDFLQPEAIRAVATQAEAADFSAIALSEHPAPSAKWRHNGGHNTLDPISALSFMAAATTHIRLMTNLYVLPFRNPYLSAKALGSLDLVSGGRLIAGVGAGYLRSEFAAVGVDIDRRAELLDEALAALRSIWADPERPFVGMDFGAIGELWLQRPAQQPHPPIWIGGNGAAAIRRVVEHGNGWMPIIAAVGMASTMRTAAIEDADQFGAAVQRLRDRLADAGRDPHSVDVQVVCPPTDLDDEASLRHARDVLAELAGHGATWAVVHADGSSPAAALDYIKAFGEMVIMH; encoded by the coding sequence ATGAAGTACACTCTGGAATATCCCAGCGAACTGCCCACCGCACCTGAGGATTTCCTGCAGCCCGAGGCCATCCGCGCGGTCGCGACCCAGGCCGAGGCCGCAGACTTCTCGGCGATCGCATTGAGCGAGCACCCGGCCCCGTCGGCCAAGTGGCGCCACAACGGCGGCCACAACACCCTGGACCCGATCTCCGCGCTGAGCTTCATGGCGGCAGCCACCACGCACATCCGGTTGATGACCAATCTGTACGTGCTCCCGTTCCGCAATCCGTACCTGTCGGCCAAGGCGCTGGGCAGTCTGGATCTGGTTTCCGGTGGCCGACTGATCGCCGGCGTCGGGGCGGGCTATCTGCGATCGGAGTTCGCGGCGGTGGGCGTCGACATCGACCGTCGGGCGGAACTGCTCGACGAGGCGTTGGCCGCGCTTCGCTCCATCTGGGCGGATCCGGAAAGACCGTTTGTCGGTATGGATTTCGGAGCGATTGGTGAGCTCTGGCTGCAACGCCCGGCGCAGCAACCCCATCCGCCGATCTGGATCGGCGGGAACGGCGCCGCCGCGATCCGGCGCGTGGTCGAGCACGGCAACGGGTGGATGCCGATCATCGCTGCGGTGGGCATGGCCTCGACGATGCGCACCGCGGCCATCGAAGATGCCGACCAGTTCGGCGCCGCCGTCCAGCGCCTGCGCGACCGCCTCGCCGATGCCGGCCGTGACCCGCACTCGGTCGATGTCCAAGTGGTGTGCCCGCCTACCGACCTGGATGACGAAGCGTCCCTCCGGCACGCACGTGACGTGTTGGCCGAACTCGCCGGCCATGGTGCCACCTGGGCAGTTGTGCATGCGGACGGCAGCAGCCCAGCGGCCGCACTCGACTACATCAAGGCCTTCGGCGAGATGGTGATCATGCACTGA
- a CDS encoding nuclear transport factor 2 family protein, with translation MSDDVEAIKQLKARYCRFLDTKDIDAWRALFVEDVVVTLDMAVSTGGADPQTAPPLKSFDEFFPVVWGGVEHAATVHHCHTPEIALTSDTTATGIWAMEDMLFFPDGGELHGAGHYHETYEKRDGTWQITSLHLTRTLLKFKTA, from the coding sequence TTGTCCGACGACGTCGAGGCGATCAAGCAGCTCAAGGCCCGTTACTGCCGGTTCCTGGACACCAAGGACATCGATGCCTGGCGAGCGCTCTTCGTCGAAGATGTGGTGGTGACACTCGACATGGCCGTCTCGACCGGCGGTGCCGACCCGCAGACCGCTCCGCCGCTGAAGAGCTTCGATGAGTTCTTCCCGGTGGTCTGGGGCGGTGTCGAGCACGCAGCGACGGTGCACCACTGCCACACGCCCGAGATCGCGCTGACCTCCGACACGACCGCGACCGGCATCTGGGCCATGGAGGACATGTTGTTCTTCCCCGACGGCGGTGAGCTGCACGGCGCGGGTCACTACCACGAGACCTACGAAAAGCGTGACGGCACATGGCAGATCACCAGTCTGCACCTGACCCGAACCCTGCTCAAATTCAAGACCGCCTAG
- a CDS encoding Rieske 2Fe-2S domain-containing protein, giving the protein MKVPFTWKVTGWFMIGWSAEYEVGDVKALKYFGEDLAAYRDESGEMHVLEAHCKHLGAHIGHGGTVVGDCVECPFHGWRWGPEGNNTYIPYQPDKPNRGLRLRSYPVKEQYGCIFMWYQPDGKEPQWELPDIFHKFPQFETDPDAYYRPYPEFSSRADAIPVHPQIVAENAPDSSHFRYVHGATVTPVCLYWEGVDQEWRFLTGWPDTRSDDPDKMALRIHSHYSGLGFAMSVFEGSSNHRLIFACTPVDDEVSDMFYSIWWPKESGTAAGSDIPPQHVREKVEKQFLKTVWEDCDIWRYQKYVEHPPLAKVDAKHYMALRKWATRFYEVPAETDTVAHA; this is encoded by the coding sequence ATGAAAGTGCCGTTCACCTGGAAGGTCACCGGCTGGTTCATGATCGGCTGGTCGGCAGAATACGAGGTCGGCGACGTGAAGGCGCTGAAGTACTTCGGTGAAGACCTCGCCGCCTACCGCGACGAGTCCGGCGAGATGCATGTGCTGGAAGCACATTGCAAGCACCTGGGTGCCCACATCGGACACGGCGGCACGGTTGTCGGGGACTGTGTCGAGTGCCCGTTCCACGGCTGGCGCTGGGGCCCCGAAGGGAACAACACCTATATCCCTTACCAGCCCGACAAGCCGAACCGCGGCCTGCGGCTACGGTCCTACCCGGTCAAGGAGCAGTACGGCTGCATCTTCATGTGGTACCAGCCCGACGGGAAGGAACCGCAGTGGGAACTGCCCGACATCTTCCACAAGTTCCCACAGTTCGAGACCGATCCGGACGCGTACTACCGGCCCTATCCCGAGTTCTCCAGCCGGGCCGATGCCATCCCGGTCCATCCGCAGATCGTGGCCGAGAACGCCCCCGACAGTTCCCATTTCCGCTACGTGCACGGCGCGACGGTGACACCGGTCTGTCTGTATTGGGAGGGCGTCGACCAAGAGTGGCGGTTCCTCACCGGTTGGCCCGATACCCGCAGCGACGATCCGGACAAGATGGCCCTGCGTATCCACAGCCACTACTCCGGGCTCGGATTCGCCATGAGCGTCTTCGAAGGTTCCTCGAATCACCGACTGATCTTCGCCTGCACCCCAGTCGACGATGAGGTGTCGGACATGTTCTATTCGATCTGGTGGCCTAAAGAATCAGGCACAGCTGCCGGGTCCGACATCCCGCCCCAGCACGTACGCGAGAAGGTGGAGAAGCAGTTCCTCAAAACGGTATGGGAGGACTGCGACATCTGGCGCTATCAGAAGTACGTCGAGCATCCACCGCTGGCAAAGGTCGACGCCAAACATTATATGGCCCTGCGTAAGTGGGCCACCCGATTCTACGAAGTGCCCGCCGAAACCGACACCGTCGCGCACGCATGA
- a CDS encoding cysteine hydrolase has product MRPDLKDLVAPGHTAIITQECQGAVVGPDAGLAALADEARREALPNIARLLPAARAVSARVVHCLVQRRPDGLGSNHNAKIFAIGRSDVGILPGSPGATLLPEFGPEPDDLVLSRWHGLGPMGGTDLDPILRNLGVSTIVAVGVSVNIAITNLVMDAVNAGYRVVLPRDAVAGIPTAYADAVIDNTLSLLATVTTTNDLLHAWQH; this is encoded by the coding sequence ATGAGGCCCGACCTGAAAGACCTTGTCGCGCCCGGCCACACCGCGATCATCACCCAGGAGTGTCAGGGCGCGGTGGTCGGTCCCGACGCCGGGCTGGCCGCACTGGCCGACGAGGCCCGCCGCGAGGCCCTACCCAACATCGCCCGACTGCTACCGGCGGCCCGAGCCGTCTCGGCCCGGGTCGTGCACTGTCTCGTGCAGCGGCGCCCGGATGGCCTGGGCTCCAACCACAATGCCAAGATCTTCGCGATCGGACGCAGCGACGTCGGCATCCTGCCCGGAAGTCCCGGCGCCACCCTGCTTCCCGAATTCGGCCCGGAGCCCGACGATCTCGTACTGTCCCGCTGGCACGGACTGGGGCCGATGGGCGGCACCGACCTGGACCCGATCCTGCGCAACCTCGGCGTGAGCACGATCGTGGCCGTGGGCGTCTCGGTGAACATCGCGATCACCAACCTGGTGATGGACGCGGTCAACGCCGGGTACCGGGTGGTCCTGCCGCGGGATGCGGTGGCAGGGATCCCGACGGCCTATGCCGACGCGGTCATCGACAATACGTTGTCTCTGCTGGCCACCGTCACCACGACCAACGACCTGCTGCACGCCTGGCAGCACTGA
- a CDS encoding acyl-CoA synthetase: MQFTVPVVAEAVAAAIGDRPLIVQGDRRFTYRQIMDRSNQLAAYLHSRGLGAQTERGDLAGHEVGQDLLGIYAYNGPEFVESLLGSFRARVAPFNVNYRYVKNELQYLLADSGASALVYHAAFAPRVAEVLPDLPALRVLIQIADDSGNELLDGAVDYETIVGDATAAAPPVQPNPDDLYVLYTGGTTGMPKGVLWRQHDIFMTAFGGRNMVTGEKARSVEEIVGRAVDNPGTKLMILPPLIHGAAQWAAMTAISTGQTLVFPSVVDRFDADDVVRTIEREQVLVATVVGDAMARPLLDAIKAGTADVSSLSVVANGGAQLTPYVKQQLIDAKANLIVVDGVGSSETGAQMSHMSAPGAVSTGTFNAGPDTCVVTEDFTAVLPAGHEGLGWLAQRGFVPLGYKGDAAKTAATFPVIDGVRYATPGDRACHLDSGAVELLGRDSVTINSGGEKIFAEEVESAIASHPAVRDVVVTGRPSERWGQEVVAVVCLAEEALADGPVEADDLIRHAETSIARYKLPKAVVFRPAIERSPAGKADYRWAREQAVSETS; this comes from the coding sequence GTGCAGTTCACCGTTCCCGTCGTAGCCGAAGCAGTCGCAGCCGCCATCGGCGACCGCCCGCTGATCGTCCAGGGCGACCGTCGGTTCACCTACCGCCAGATCATGGACCGGTCGAATCAGCTGGCGGCGTATCTGCATTCGCGCGGGCTGGGAGCCCAGACCGAACGTGGCGACCTGGCCGGCCACGAGGTAGGTCAGGACCTGCTGGGCATCTACGCCTACAACGGGCCGGAATTCGTCGAGTCCCTGCTCGGCTCTTTCCGGGCCCGGGTCGCACCGTTCAACGTCAACTATCGCTACGTCAAGAACGAACTGCAGTACCTGCTCGCCGACTCCGGCGCGTCCGCGCTGGTCTATCACGCGGCCTTCGCACCGCGGGTGGCCGAGGTCCTCCCCGACCTGCCCGCCCTCCGGGTGCTGATCCAGATCGCCGACGACTCCGGCAACGAACTGCTCGACGGCGCAGTGGATTACGAGACGATCGTCGGTGATGCCACGGCAGCAGCGCCTCCTGTCCAACCCAACCCCGACGACCTGTACGTGCTCTACACCGGCGGCACGACCGGCATGCCCAAGGGCGTGCTGTGGCGCCAGCACGACATATTCATGACCGCGTTCGGTGGGCGCAACATGGTGACCGGCGAGAAAGCGCGGTCCGTCGAGGAGATCGTCGGGCGTGCGGTCGACAATCCGGGTACCAAGCTGATGATCCTGCCGCCGCTGATCCACGGCGCGGCACAGTGGGCCGCGATGACGGCGATCAGCACCGGCCAAACCCTGGTATTTCCCTCCGTAGTCGACCGTTTCGATGCCGATGACGTGGTCCGCACCATCGAACGCGAACAGGTGCTGGTGGCCACGGTGGTGGGTGACGCCATGGCACGCCCGCTCCTGGATGCGATCAAGGCAGGAACTGCGGACGTCTCCTCGCTGTCGGTCGTCGCCAACGGGGGCGCGCAGCTGACCCCCTACGTCAAACAGCAACTCATCGATGCGAAGGCCAATCTGATCGTCGTCGACGGGGTGGGGTCATCGGAGACCGGCGCCCAGATGAGCCACATGTCGGCCCCCGGCGCGGTGTCGACCGGAACCTTCAACGCTGGCCCCGATACCTGTGTGGTCACCGAGGATTTCACCGCTGTCCTGCCTGCCGGCCACGAGGGGCTGGGTTGGCTGGCGCAGCGGGGGTTCGTGCCGCTGGGCTACAAGGGTGATGCCGCCAAGACCGCGGCGACGTTCCCGGTGATCGACGGTGTGCGCTACGCGACGCCGGGTGACCGGGCCTGCCACCTGGACAGCGGAGCCGTCGAACTCCTCGGCCGGGATTCGGTCACCATCAACTCCGGCGGCGAGAAGATCTTCGCCGAGGAGGTCGAATCCGCGATCGCGTCGCATCCGGCGGTGCGGGACGTGGTGGTCACCGGCCGCCCCAGTGAACGCTGGGGACAGGAGGTGGTGGCTGTCGTCTGTTTGGCCGAGGAGGCGTTGGCGGACGGCCCCGTAGAGGCCGACGACCTCATCCGGCACGCCGAAACATCGATCGCCCGCTACAAGCTGCCCAAGGCCGTGGTGTTCCGCCCCGCCATCGAGCGCAGCCCGGCAGGCAAGGCCGATTACCGGTGGGCCCGCGAGCAGGCGGTCAGCGAAACTTCCTGA